The Polyodon spathula isolate WHYD16114869_AA chromosome 13, ASM1765450v1, whole genome shotgun sequence genome includes a region encoding these proteins:
- the LOC121325117 gene encoding iroquois-class homeodomain protein irx-3-like, with protein MSFPQLGYQYIRPIYPSDRQGISSARTGAELTPSGALSNVLSSMYGSPFAAAQGYGAFLPYANDISIFPQLGAQYELKDSPGVQHAGYPHPHAAFYPYGQYQFGDPSRPKNATRESTSTLKAWLGEHRKNPYPTKGEKIMLAIITKMTLTQVSTWFANARRRLKKENKMTWAPRSRTDEEGNVYGSDHEEEGDKREDDEEIDLENIDTENIESKDDLDDQEDPDLHPDLKLDGRSDSEVSDGYEDLHGHDERFLKSVVKESRDVDGDSKGDHHHALETKATQSSGDQLKINPVSVNSPPSGNNAAPLQKPKIWSLAETATTPDNPRKSPQITSPAAGPVAQTLLASHRLISCPVGKLQGWTNRAFSAHQLALINSNHYLGLSAANQATTNAGIAAYNRLQEEQTHSTDSSVTDRCSALEEENKLLKTAFHPVQRRPQNQLEAAMVLSAMSSS; from the exons ATGTCTTTCCCGCAGCTGGGGTACCAGTATATCAGGCCAATATACCCCTCGGATCGCCAGGGGATCAGCAGCGCACGAACCGGGGCAGAGCTCACTCCGTCCGGGGCTCTTTCCAATGTTCTCTCCAGCATGTACGGATCCCCCTTTGCAGCCGCACAGGGATACGGAGCTTTTCTTCCTTATGCTAACGATATTTCAATTTTTCCACAACTG ggtgctCAGTATGAATTGAAAGACAGCCCCGGGGTCCAGCACGCAGGATACCCGCACCCTCATGCCGCTTTCTACCCTTACGGCCAGTATCAGTTTGGTGACCCCTCCAGACCTAAAAATGCGACCCGGGAGAGTACCAGCACCTTGAAGGCCTGGCTCGGCGAGCACAGGAAAAACCCTTACCCCACCAAAGGGGAGAAGATCATGCTGGCCATCATCACCAAAATGACCCTGACACAAGTGTCCACCTGGTTCGCCAACGCCAGGAGGAgactgaaaaaggaaaacaaaatgactTGGGCTCCGAGAAGCCGGACCGACGAGGAGGGTAACGTTTATGGCAGCGATCACGAAGAAGAGGGGGACAAGAGAGAAGACGACGAAGAAATCGATTTGGAAAATATTGACACGGAAAATATCGAAAGCAAGGACGATCTGGATGACCAGGAGGATCCAGACCTGCACCCAGACTTAAAACTGGACGGGAGGAGTGACTCGGAGGTTTCAGACGGCTATGAGGACTTACACGGGCACGACGAGAggtttttaaaatctgttgttAAAGAAAGCAGAGACGTTGATGGAGACAGCAAGGGGGATCACCACCATGCTTTAGAAACCAAAGCAACACAATCCAGCGGTGACCAGCTCAAAATCAACCCCGTCTCTGTTAATTCACCACCTTCAGGAAACAACGCGGCCCCTCTTCAGAAACCAAAAATATGGTCTTTGGCAGAGACCGCCACTACTCCGGACAATCCTAGAAAGTCACCCCAAATAACCAGCCCAGCTGCCGGGCCTGTAGCACAGACTCTCCTCGCCTCTCACAGACTGATCTCCTGTCCTGTTGGGAAACTTCAAGGCTGGACAAACAGAGCTTTTTCTGCCCACCAGCTAGCTTTAATAAACTCAAATCATTACTTAGGACTGTCCGCAGCGAACCAGGCTACAACAAACGCGGGGATTGCGGCGTATAACAGGCTCCAAGAAGAGCAGACTCACAGTACAGACTCCTCCGTAACAG aCAGATGCAGTGCTTtggaagaagaaaataaattattaaaaacagcgTTCCACCCCGTTCAGAGACG acctCAAAATCAACTTGAAGCCGCGATGGTTCTGTCAGCGATGTCTTCATCATAG